The window GAGCAAAATGTAGCCCAAAGATCATTAAAAAGTTgcttatataaaaaacaagcccagaaatttaataaataatttatttaaaaaagtaaagTGAGCATTTAAAATGTAAGAATGTTAATTTGTAGATCTTTCTAATTAAAGtaattcatatttaaaGTTGTCGGGCTATTATGATCAAAAAGAAAGTAACaccttaaaaaaaattatataaattaattttttgacaGATAGGAGCAATTAAATCCTTGTAAGATAGATATCAAGAAATCGGCTCTAAATACCTTACAAGTGATTGAATATGGGTTCTTAGTTCGAAATTGTAGAAATAAttgaaacaaaaaagacaTTCATCGAGATTgtcaataaaataaacaaggATCGTTGCTTTAGGTTTTACAAAAGCATGTAAGTATTAGATCTATCATTATTCTGTTATGTAAAGGGCCTACCTAACCCTCAAAGTATGACTTTAAGATCATAAAACTGCGAGTACAGATCAAATATTTCGAAATATCTAAACCTGTGTATAAACAAACATCATAGATGTAATATGTAGGCCATTAAAAGCAATATTGTTCATTTGGGGGAGGAAATATCCCCTTTACAGATATATTTGACTCTCTATATAATTAGAAGAAATGAAGCCCCAAGATAACTCATAagcaatattaaaattattttttgatatgtttttactattataaatcttaatttaaaacactattatataaatattaagattTAGATTGTTGCGTAAGAAGTCtcaactttttttttactctAATGCTGATATTAGGCCTCATGTCTATcgatgtaaaatttttatattcatttaatttgacaaattttactataatttAATAGTATAAATTcgtaattttaaatctctTTTATCATAAAGATAAGTGATTTTCAAGAAACAATaatcaacaaaaaaacttatttcAAGCATGTGagattaatatttttttatttaaagaaatgtATAAGTTTGGTAAtcgaaattttaaaagattgtTTAAAAACACGTAAAGGCAACATCATAAGTCATAAAAAGTACAATTGATAATTCTtaaattactaaaaatcCATATGTATGCTTCTgtaatacaataaaaaaccatttaaaagaataaaaaaaataaagagaaaatttaaacaattcatcttgtatttttaaagtttattatatcagatttaattctttttcttcaaaaacaaaaaaatttctaccTTGGATCGATTAAattggggggggggggtttCATAATCAGCGACACAATTTATTGGTGTATATTTATAACGTTAACATTTGCTATTagaattgaaaaaaaaaaatatgcgATTATCgttcatttataaatacaatatgAGCATCCAATATATTTAGTCTTTAATATATGTAAAATCTAGAGGATACATTCTCAATaaaagtttataaaaactacctgcttagaaaaaaaattataaaaatgaaacaatAGCGCCCTGATTACATTTAAAGTAGTATATATTCCGACAAGCCTTGGCAAAAAAACAGAATAATAAgagaatataaattcaaaaaaatattcaattttaaatacaaatattacGATTTATGTATGGACTGCGATATTTAcaagtaaaaaaagaattattttttatcgtgacaatataatatttatttgttgcTAAAATTATACTATAATACGTAAATaagacatttttaaaatccaaataataatttttataaaaattacttATCTATGCTCTTTATGTCTTCAATTTACacatattttctatattttgaattaaGAATTTGACACTGCTACTGAAAAAAACTAGTCACTAAGACTCCACTATAGAGACATGTCGTCTGAAAATAGATACTACAATAATTTAATCAGATGTAAGTTAAAAGATACAGGGTATTGGTATAAATTAGTTAAATATGATATATAACCAAAACAAGGGACTAAATTGTAAGTtaacaatttaataaacaaacaCCTTAATTGGTACTTCGACCTTATGggtattaattaaaaaactcaatatactttacaaatttcttcttttacatgaatacaaacaaattatGTCGTATCTTTTTTGcttcttttaaaaacaattatgCAACGCCTTATAATTACTAAACatacaataatattatgCAAAACAAAGTTATGTATTTGAATATCTATTTCAAAGTTCAAGTTtatcttaaatttattctaaAAGCTAGCTTTAGTTTACAACATCAcactttattaaaatttaaaatatatcactGCAATTACGtgtatgattttttttaaatttctaagtaaattatctttatttaaagCATTAAGATGATCTAAAATTCATTAtgatctattttttttttgaataaagcatatttttatgctCAATAAACTTGTATCAATTATAATTAGcagttttttgttttaaaaatttttatttttatgtgtATGCATAttagtaaataaaaatttctaattaaTAGAAATATCTCGGGCAAGGGAATTATCACAAGCACACAAAATAATGAGAGActctttatttaaataattatagaaatttacatttttttttaatgccTAAAAAACCTAAGATTATATCTCAAAAAGATTATACAAAAGCAATTTAACAATGAACAGTGAATATATGTAAGAGATTACGATATGTAATTTATTAGTCGATTTTATATCCGACAAAAACCCGAATCcatatgatttttaaatttaaataattatatttaaatagttAATGCAAAATTCACGAAAAATtaagttaaatttaaagtttatatgttatatttatgattttaaaatcttaatttttttataactatcTTTAAAGCTATTCCATATGAACAATCCTAATGATAAAAACGTTGcactacaaaaaatataatcaaaacTTTCAAAAGGcaatttcttattattgtCATCGTCTTCGCTATCCGATGAAGATTTATTGTCGAAGAAGTCATCGGTGTTtttattcatatttttcttatctATATTTCGATTAAATCTttcgtttttatttttaagttcAGTAttgttttcttcttctataTTAATATCAGGGACATCACATTTTGTAGTTGCAGTTGCTTCATTATCTTCTGTATCAGTTTTTCTAACAgtattatttaaacaatCCATTATTAGAATACTTTCTTTTAGACCATGGTTTTcaaattttgataaattactAGAAGTACCTAAACAAGTAAATTGATCAAGAATATCGcataatttatcaaaattgTCTTTATTCATATCCAAGCTCTTTTTACTTATTAAATCTAGAATACCATATAAATCTTCACGATCTAAACAAATAGATTGCGAATGTTCCCATGAAAGTACCtgtgtcttttttttaaaagaaattatttcaaaacagaaatttttgtatactTGCATATCAAACgtgaatttataatatttagcACAAGCAATAAGATTTTTGTATAGTTTCTTGTTTGTAATCTCAGATGCCAAATctctaattttttcatgatcTTCGATATTTACTTTTTGTAAAAGACGACCATTTTTGATAGTCATTGTGAAGTACCTTTTGATATCTTCAAAATGtgtttttgatataaataaaaaatcaatattcctagaaagaaaaaatctataGTCAGATAATTTGTCAGCTGTATTGGAAACACCAATGAAAACTTcacaaatattattctCTCTATGTTttacaaagaaaaataatttgcAATATTCAAAaggaaaatatattaatgttttCAAAAACATGAGGGCCAAAATCAACATTATAAACATActatttttgattattcAGAAGagatattaattaaaatatgtcaacttataaattaaactGCTAAATTGAGAATACTAGCATTAATTGTTATACTATGATgggaaataaaattttaaagttttaaaaaatacaatacaaTTAAATATCTGTTGATATGACGACAATAACTTCCAAAAATGATTAATAATAGATTTTTTGTactgtaattttttttagatcatatattatttagtGTTAggatttataatttcaacCATTCTgtaatctaaaaattttgtttatggtAATGTTAAGATCTTCGTAAATAATACGTGTCGTTccataaaaatgattataattcgttttttactttaattACTACATATGTTAAAgcattttacaatatttttatcagtTTTTCTCAATGACCATTGCTACAGCACCacaaaaattatcttaATCGAGAATGCACATTACTTTTACAttctttgatttttgaTTTGTAGTTAATTAGATACATAAATCCAGAATTTAGCACAAAAAATAACTATTCATCAACTAAATCAAAATCACAAttatattgaattttttttaaacatcaaaacaaaataattattaacCTTTATTTCGTAGcatgatatattttaaataagcGAAAATTAgagataaaattataattttaacctttttacaaaaaaaaacaccATTATAttagaataataaaaatgatttaataCTAGTTATATgtaagaatatttaaacaaaattttatcagcaattttgtaaataaaacaatgcTAATATATGCggatatatttgtttttaatttaatctaaaagaaaaaaccTGTATAGGGGAACCTTATAGGTTGgaatatttattgaaatactgtcaaaacaataaacagaatgcaaaaaaactatttctaaacaaattataattatcaaaaaagcACGAAATAATACACTTTTCAGATATACAACTACTTGGAAATAAGACAACATAAATAGTAAAAGTGGCAATAGTCTAAATTCGAGACCGGAATCCATAAAATCGCAATCTCAAGCAAACGACTTTGTTTCAAgacatcaaaaaaaaattttaatggaGCAATTACGGTATTTCTGACGTTAAAAAGACACGACTCAAATCGTAGATAGCCTATGGTGGATTTAATTCTaagaaaataacaaaaCACATAGAATTtggaaatatttttattttggtattatttaattgttgTTATTATTGACCATTTTTTGTTgtgaataatttttaacctagttaaattataaaattagaaccaataattttataaaacaagctcgaaatttaataaaatttacacAGAcgtattaaattttgtttttaatttgattcAGATACAATAATCTAATTTTGTGTtagtaattaaattttttttgagacTATTGATATGAAGATCTTATAATaacgaaaaaaattagcAAGTTGTATACCAAGAAGAATTGTTATTTTATGCAGTATATACAACAATATAAAGATAACTCTAGataaaaactatataaataattatattctaGAACCTTGATGTTTGGCTATACTTTATCATCAAAAGATTCTATTTTCAAGGGATTTTTTTCGAATTGTTAGGATTTTTTGAGGAATTCGAATGAAGATACTGTCTTCTTGCAAGGATTAAAACATATGTGAATAGATTTTCAAGATATATTAAACTAGTTTTGTTTAATTGTTAAATATCAGATGTTTTTGGTATTAACGATTTTATactttctaaaaattaataatctGTGGCATGGTTGGCTGTAATATAACatgcataaaaatatctataaaTTCCATTAACATAATCACTTAGAAAATAACATACAAACTACAGGaatctataaaaactttACATCCTATTAGGAGATAATTGTCATTAGTTGCAATAACTTGAAAATAACAATACAAGTTATTATAATGAGATAGTTTCAGAAATCGTGGATTGATTATTGCCCATAGAGTTATATAtgtgaaattttaaagcaaAACGCCACGTGTATATGGTGGTTTACATCTTTGTGGATAAGAATAGGAAACAGAGATTTGCCtaaatcaatatttatttgtaagtAGAGTTATATGTAGTCTCATCACAACCAAAacaaagaataaaaaatttttgtcaATGTGTGAGATTCATTAagattaaattatataaagaaGTCTCACAGCCCCAAAAATGCGCATGGTCTATCCTACCTACAACTgcatgatttttattaaattaaaaaaaaaagtatatctgtgatgatattttttctaaaatgcTTTGGTCATTCGTATGCAGACAAATAAAGTCgaacaaaaaacaaaagaaaatatttataaaatatgcCATTTCAAAGGACAAGACAATTACATATAAACCATGGCGCAGCGTATATtcaatgtaaaaattttgcgATTTTAATACgttgtttttttctaaagtGCTTgctttttagaaaattacaagtttaatttattatacaaaTCTAACACAGTAAGAAGTctataatcaaaatttgAAGAATTACCTGGGCATTTAAACaccattttttataatgatgTAGACATAATAATTTGATGTGGGTGGGAGTTCGAATTTGTGTAGTCATTTTAATTcaaacataaattttttatgatagtagcagttaaaaaaaatagactTTACTAAAGAatcattatataaataaccCTCAACTTTTTACTCAGAGATGTTTTTCACAcgttaaattaaatattttaaactttaaaaaaaatgttttttaacatttttatcttaTAAAAGTATATAGTATTTAATGCCTGTTCATAGGGTATTTTATCATTTGAGATTTCTTAACTAAAATATATCTGTCCATATTATATTTCCTGAagattaattattataggTTATTcatatacaaaatattgATGATATCTGTAAATCTAAATTGCAAATGACTATTAGTGATTGGATTAACGATCTAACAACACgaatattcttttattaaaaacggGTCTGCCTGATGAAAATGCTACAATTAATAACACAACTTTTGACCCTGTTGTAACTTTCTGTACGtgtataataataatatttaattattgttGACGTTGATTGTATGAATATAACTTCTTTTTGTTCTACAAgacttttataatttagaCTTTAATCACAATAAAGTTGATCGATGCATTCTTTTGCtgtatttatcataaatattaaatttattgaattctaaaaaatgaaaaatttatattaaactaaatattataaatataatcttgtttttataagttaCGAGCGAAgattaattaatatattgtcACTACAACATTgtattaatttgttttatttatcaaaatttaaaataccCCATGTTTTGGAATGTATTAATTTCTATTCTTTTTGGACATTGTGAcgagtttttatttttaaaatatgatgATGGTACGAATTTTTGTGAACTTTATATTGGCGATTCTATCGATAATAATTATTCCAGTATGGATTCATTTTTTGTCTCAAGAGATGTAAATGTATTATCAAGaatatttaatgaaaattggtctttcaaaaatattatattatatctaAGAAATAGTTGTGAATGTTGTAATAAGGTGGATCCAAAAGATCATGATGAAATAAGGAAAATCGCATTGGTGATCAAAGATAAGGTATTTTAcaacaattttattaattgtggcgtttattacaaatacaaatttGATTTAAGTGAccacaaaaaattttttataaataaaacttcTATGGTAAGCGAAGAAGATTATTTAACATGGGAACATACAGAAGTGTATCATATTAATTCTCAAGAtctttatgaaaaaattgacctgaaaaataagaagtttTATGATATGAAAACTCAACCATTAGACTTTCTTGTTACTAATATAAACGATTTGTATGAGTTAACTGCTTTTATTAACTCAGACATGAATGCCTCAATATTAAGTGTCATTCAGGATCCTGATCGAAAAGCAATGAATAACAATCTTTCTAATTATATTGctaccaaaaaaaaagcagaaaaagaagaaaaattattgctTTCTAAAGAACAAGAAAATACTgatgaaaaagaaatagatttaaatctactaataaaagatattCTTCATTCTagtaaaagaatttttagaaaacttATAACCTTGTCAAGGGAGAATATAGTTaatgataataaataatgagtttcatttaatttagatttaattataataaataataagttttattaaatttagatttaattatattaaataatgtaTATTAAACTGATATATAAACTTGGTTTTGTTCGGGTggtaaatttaattaagtACAATATAATCTGCAATATTTGTTGCATTATAATgtaacataatttttttttaaaagcttTGATTACATATTATTGTGATTTGATTGTTATTCTAATTGTTTAACTAAAATTCTAAACATTTCTGAACTACTATCGTTTGTTTTTAGTATTAAACTACGATGTGCTTAGCTTTTGTAGGAAAggaaaatttcttttttatcataaaatatctccaaattctatatattatatctttttttttgaatagaCGTCTTCATAAgcaaaaaattgaatacatatttaattctAATGATGTCGcaacttttataaattatcatGTTGTTTGATTATGTATTATACACGTGTAAATTCGTGGGAATTAtaactttataaaatactagtttttatttatattttgccGTTGTGCGTTATCAtgcaataataaaatttattttataggATTGTACTTTTCTGGTTTTGCTAAGCAAATGTTTGATTAataagtataaaaaaacattatcgACAATAGTACATATTtgaatcatttttttttgttagaATCTCATTGTACTTTAGCCATGTGCGAAACTAAACTTTCATAAAAGAAACTTCTTAGTATTTCTAAATCCATTCTTTGTATGCATGCACTATTTGGAATAGATTTTAAGGCTTTCAGGACTTTAATCTTCAAATAAAGTTGATACAAAACTATGATGAAAAAAcagtgcaaaaaaaatttaagattGACATTTTTTGCCGCTAAACAAAATCCATACTTTTCTGAGATATCTGTAACCTTATGGGTTATGTTATTTCTACTCCTCAATAGAGCCCCAGCTTTTATCCATTGAagtaatatttgtttacaatAAGCTTTCTTCTGATACGAGTTACAGAGAAGcgttaaaattttgtttttgaaacactttataaataaacctTTTTGAATTGAATGTCATCTCAAATCTCCGCAAATTAGGTTAGAtcgcaaaaaaaaaaaaattaacacAATAACACGGCTGCATAAGTTCTTTGCTTTTTTGTGCTATGCtcaaaagatttataaaataaatctgaGGCATGATTAACGTTTAAGTTCACACCAACAATatgtaaaatcaaatttgtGTTCACCAAACATTTCGGACTctaaaaactaaaattttagattaaAAAGTACAAAAACACactatttaattataaataaacaattctTTTAGATTTCAAAGAccttattttattttatattgcataaaaaaattttaattatcaaagtaaaagttttttatttgtcataatataattatgttttaatattaaatgaGTTTTACGTTTCAAGGTGATCTTgagtaaatataaaaaacaatgatCAAAAAACAGTGATATGATACTTGTCactaataattatattgatttttataaataataataagcTTTAATCATCatgctaaaaaaaattattgtttcTTCTTTTTGGAAATAGCAAAATGAttttactaataaaaaatgggCTGGATTCTGTTTGTGATGGGTATATAGTAATAtctaatgaaaatatatacaaattatattttttcttgaatAGTCCGGAGTCAGAAAAAAGAGTAttatttaaagataaatataagggcaaagattttttttcatatgaTTATCTCTTAGAAAAGGTAGATACCATTTATC of the Vairimorpha necatrix chromosome 9, complete sequence genome contains:
- a CDS encoding putative SP-containing membrane protein, producing the protein MFLKTLIYFPFEYCKLFFFVKHRENNICEVFIGVSNTADKLSDYRFFLSRNIDFLFISKTHFEDIKRYFTMTIKNGRLLQKVNIEDHEKIRDLASEITNKKLYKNLIACAKYYKFTFDMQVYKNFCFEIISFKKKTQVLSWEHSQSICLDREDLYGILDLISKKSLDMNKDNFDKLCDILDQFTCLGTSSNLSKFENHGLKESILIMDCLNNTVRKTDTEDNEATATTKCDVPDINIEEENNTELKNKNERFNRNIDKKNMNKNTDDFFDNKSSSDSEDDDNNKKLPFESFDYIFCSATFLSLGLFIWNSFKDSYKKIKILKS